From a single Chloracidobacterium thermophilum B genomic region:
- a CDS encoding ligand-binding sensor domain-containing protein, with the protein MFTPPPHPGTDTVTFGVHEMSLCLLTGREGELWVGTGRGLYCFHDGAVTPLGEPEGLLGTYTYPILQDRAGVIWVGTSEGGLSRIEQGKVTATWGQRPGKSGRPGLPGDDVLALCEDHTGALWLGSSTGLTRKEGNRFTTYRPANGLSGLPVRVIHEEPDGSLLIGAGTTLCRFAGGKFTRMGTNEGYPVPDAQVLFIGRDRDGNLWIGTNRGLVCQRQGRFTLYGVADGLPNPNVKYLYHDSQGILWFGTAGGLVHFANHRFTAITTRQGLFDDNIHVILVDDQDRFWMSSNLGIFTVPRAELTACAEKRQPRVTCRVFGPSDGMRDQEGNGSRQPAGCRAADGSLWFPTTNGIAILNPVTLPYNASPPPVTIERLLADGQSLENLSPVLPVHTQTVEIHYTGLSFILPKQVTFAYQLSGLSQDWQAAGSRRTAYFSGLPPGTYTFRVRAFNRDGVASANVAEVRFSIPAPWYRTRLAYAGYLLLALSLIAEGVRWRLAALRRLALRLEQTVAARTAEIYQQQEALRGQRDEIERKNAEMLESIRYAERIQRALLPRAGQLTTTLTDAFVVYLPRDIVSGDFYRKNAVKPCTLGQGYKAHAVLSSQTCDKIAV; encoded by the coding sequence GTGTTCACACCACCCCCCCATCCCGGAACGGACACTGTGACCTTCGGCGTCCACGAAATGTCCCTCTGTCTCCTGACCGGACGCGAAGGCGAACTCTGGGTGGGAACGGGACGCGGGTTGTACTGCTTTCACGACGGGGCCGTGACCCCTCTGGGCGAACCCGAAGGACTTTTGGGAACCTATACCTACCCCATCCTGCAGGACCGGGCGGGAGTGATCTGGGTCGGCACGAGCGAAGGCGGGCTGTCACGTATCGAACAGGGCAAAGTGACGGCTACCTGGGGCCAGCGTCCGGGAAAGTCGGGCCGGCCGGGGCTGCCGGGTGACGACGTCCTGGCGCTGTGTGAAGACCATACCGGCGCGCTGTGGCTCGGCTCCTCCACCGGACTGACCCGCAAGGAAGGCAACCGTTTCACCACCTACCGACCAGCCAACGGACTGAGCGGACTCCCCGTGCGCGTCATCCACGAGGAACCCGACGGCAGCCTGCTGATTGGCGCCGGCACGACACTCTGCCGCTTTGCCGGAGGCAAGTTCACCCGGATGGGAACAAACGAAGGCTACCCCGTTCCCGACGCCCAGGTACTGTTCATCGGACGTGACCGGGATGGCAACCTGTGGATCGGCACCAATCGCGGGCTGGTCTGCCAGCGGCAGGGACGCTTCACCCTTTACGGTGTGGCGGACGGACTGCCCAACCCCAACGTCAAATACCTCTACCACGACTCACAGGGCATTCTCTGGTTTGGCACGGCCGGCGGACTGGTTCACTTCGCCAACCACCGGTTCACCGCCATCACGACCCGGCAGGGACTGTTCGACGACAACATTCACGTCATTCTGGTGGACGATCAGGATCGCTTCTGGATGTCCAGCAATCTGGGAATTTTCACCGTCCCACGGGCTGAACTCACTGCCTGCGCCGAAAAACGGCAACCCCGCGTCACATGTCGCGTGTTTGGCCCGTCCGACGGCATGCGCGACCAGGAAGGCAACGGCAGCCGCCAGCCCGCCGGCTGCCGGGCCGCCGATGGAAGCCTGTGGTTTCCCACGACCAACGGGATCGCCATCCTCAACCCAGTCACACTGCCTTACAACGCTTCGCCGCCACCCGTGACCATCGAACGGCTGCTGGCCGATGGGCAATCCTTGGAAAACCTGTCTCCGGTGCTGCCCGTGCACACCCAAACCGTTGAAATCCACTACACGGGTCTCAGTTTTATCCTGCCCAAGCAGGTGACCTTTGCCTATCAGCTCAGCGGTCTCAGTCAGGACTGGCAAGCCGCCGGCTCACGGCGGACGGCTTATTTCAGCGGTCTGCCCCCCGGCACGTACACCTTCCGCGTGCGCGCTTTCAACCGCGACGGTGTGGCCAGCGCGAATGTGGCTGAAGTCAGGTTTTCCATTCCCGCGCCCTGGTACCGTACCCGCCTCGCCTATGCCGGCTACCTCCTGCTGGCGCTCAGTCTCATTGCCGAAGGCGTTCGGTGGCGGCTCGCGGCGCTGCGCCGGCTGGCCCTCCGCCTCGAACAGACCGTGGCGGCGCGTACGGCTGAAATTTACCAACAACAGGAAGCACTACGCGGCCAGCGCGATGAAATCGAACGCAAAAACGCCGAGATGCTTGAGAGCATCCGCTACGCCGAGCGCATCCAACGGGCGCTGCTGCCACGTGCCGGACAACTCACCACAACACTCACCGATGCCTTCGTGGTGTATCTGCCGCGCGATATTGTCTCGGGAGACTTTTACCGAAAAAACGCCGTAAAGCCCTGCACTTTAGGGCAGGGATATAAGGCGCACGCTGTTTTATCAAGCCAAACCTGTGATAAAATAGCAGTATGA
- a CDS encoding ligand-binding sensor domain-containing protein — protein MPRWLFCLIILLCNTPGAYALDPNKVLTQYVRQVWLASDGLPLNAIFTITQTRDGYIWVGTHEGLARFDGIHFTTFNRQNTPILNNNRITVLCEAPSGALWIGTGGDRFFSSGGVRGGGLFRYDQGRWQRFGMDDGLPDDIINALTIDPPGTLWAGTMNGLVAFDGQRFTHYTAGLPSTKIAALRFDRQGILWIGTTSGLARFQQGRIETTELTDHSIQALYEDQAGCLWIGTQTGLLYRPPSSTRCIPTKVTSPLTYSPA, from the coding sequence ATGCCCCGCTGGCTGTTCTGCCTCATCATCCTGCTGTGCAACACCCCCGGAGCCTACGCCCTCGACCCAAACAAAGTCCTGACGCAATACGTCCGCCAAGTCTGGCTCGCCAGTGACGGACTCCCCCTCAACGCCATCTTCACCATCACGCAAACCCGCGACGGCTACATCTGGGTCGGCACCCACGAAGGTCTGGCACGTTTCGACGGCATCCACTTCACCACCTTCAATCGCCAGAACACTCCCATCCTCAACAACAACCGCATCACCGTACTGTGCGAAGCCCCGTCCGGCGCCCTCTGGATCGGCACCGGAGGTGACCGCTTCTTCAGCAGCGGCGGCGTCCGTGGCGGCGGACTGTTCCGGTATGACCAGGGACGCTGGCAACGCTTCGGAATGGATGACGGTCTTCCCGATGACATCATCAATGCCCTCACCATAGACCCACCCGGGACACTCTGGGCCGGCACCATGAATGGACTGGTGGCGTTCGACGGGCAGCGATTTACCCACTACACCGCCGGACTGCCCAGTACCAAAATCGCCGCCCTGCGCTTTGACCGCCAGGGCATACTCTGGATCGGCACGACCAGCGGGCTGGCTCGCTTCCAGCAGGGACGGATCGAAACCACAGAACTGACTGACCACAGTATCCAGGCGCTGTACGAAGACCAGGCCGGATGCCTCTGGATTGGCACCCAGACCGGACTGCTCTACCGCCCCCCATCATCCACCCGCTGCATCCCCACCAAAGTCACCAGCCCGTTGACATACTCCCCTGCCTAA
- a CDS encoding SpoIIE family protein phosphatase: MRNLDADTVLLAVGDCTGHGVPGALMSMIGITLLDRLIQEGVTEPALILEQLHLGIRRALQQDGDTKTARTAWTSDCAASNARLAGSAFPARPFALTS, from the coding sequence TTGCGTAACCTCGACGCCGATACGGTGCTTCTGGCCGTCGGCGACTGCACCGGGCACGGCGTACCGGGCGCGCTGATGTCCATGATCGGCATCACACTGCTCGATCGACTCATTCAGGAAGGTGTGACTGAACCGGCTCTCATTCTGGAACAGCTCCACCTTGGCATTCGCCGCGCCCTGCAGCAGGACGGTGACACCAAAACCGCCAGGACGGCATGGACATCGGACTGTGCCGCATCGAACGCGCGACTGGCCGGCTCTGCTTTTCCGGCGCGGCCCTTCGCGCTTACCTCGTGA
- a CDS encoding RNA-guided endonuclease InsQ/TnpB family protein, with protein MRVMEAKLLNGTAEQYQALDEAIRTAQFVRNKCVRYWMDNKSVNKAVLYAYCQDLAKEFDFARKLNSAARQASAERAWASISRFYTNCRNKAVRKGYPKFKKHCRSVEYKVSGWKLSGDGMSIIFTDGFNAGAFALYCNGEARHHILNSKINRVRVIRRADGYYAQFCLDVERKEQGAYTGNVIGIDLGLKAFYTDQNGNPVEYPKFLRRSERRLKQHQRRLSRKFKKGAKSQSRNYHKQRKRLGKVHLKVQRQRKDWAIKQARCVVASHDVVAYEDLQVKNLVKNHHLAKSIHDAGWSQFTAWLDYYGKVWDKAVVSVPPQYTTQDCSNCGHRVVKTLSTRTHSCPQCGFESDRDQNAALNILKKGLSILGMEWQNSTFGQKGTASKEGTLGERCTAALEGQPDEVSALAEPRTRIPCL; from the coding sequence ATGAGAGTCATGGAAGCCAAGCTACTCAACGGGACAGCAGAGCAGTATCAGGCTCTGGATGAAGCCATCCGTACCGCACAGTTTGTCAGAAACAAATGTGTGCGGTACTGGATGGACAACAAGAGCGTAAACAAAGCTGTTCTCTATGCCTACTGCCAAGACCTGGCCAAAGAGTTTGACTTTGCCAGGAAGTTAAACTCAGCGGCAAGGCAGGCAAGTGCAGAGCGAGCCTGGGCTTCCATTTCTCGGTTCTATACCAACTGCAGAAACAAGGCGGTCAGGAAAGGGTATCCCAAGTTCAAGAAGCATTGCCGTTCTGTGGAATACAAGGTATCTGGCTGGAAGCTGTCAGGAGATGGAATGTCTATCATCTTCACTGATGGCTTCAATGCTGGTGCTTTTGCTCTGTACTGCAATGGTGAGGCAAGACACCATATCCTAAACTCCAAAATCAATCGGGTGCGGGTGATACGCAGGGCAGATGGGTACTATGCTCAGTTCTGCCTGGATGTGGAGCGCAAAGAGCAGGGAGCATACACAGGCAATGTTATTGGCATTGACTTGGGCTTAAAGGCTTTCTACACCGACCAGAACGGCAACCCTGTAGAGTATCCTAAGTTTTTGAGGCGTAGTGAAAGAAGGTTAAAGCAACACCAGCGCAGATTAAGTCGGAAGTTCAAGAAGGGGGCAAAATCCCAATCCAGGAACTACCACAAGCAAAGAAAGCGACTGGGCAAAGTGCATCTGAAAGTCCAACGCCAGCGTAAAGACTGGGCAATTAAGCAGGCACGGTGCGTGGTGGCATCTCACGATGTCGTGGCGTATGAAGACTTGCAGGTGAAGAACCTGGTCAAAAATCATCATCTTGCCAAATCCATTCATGATGCTGGCTGGTCTCAATTCACTGCGTGGCTGGACTACTACGGCAAGGTGTGGGACAAGGCAGTCGTCAGCGTACCGCCGCAGTACACCACACAGGACTGTAGTAACTGTGGGCATAGGGTAGTAAAAACCCTATCCACCAGAACCCATAGTTGTCCTCAATGTGGATTTGAATCAGACAGAGACCAGAATGCGGCTTTGAACATCCTCAAGAAGGGACTAAGCATCTTGGGAATGGAGTGGCAAAACAGTACCTTTGGGCAAAAGGGAACTGCCTCGAAAGAGGGAACGCTTGGGGAGAGATGCACCGCTGCTTTAGAGGGGCAACCTGATGAAGTAAGTGCGCTCGCAGAACCAAGAACAAGAATCCCCTGCCTTTAG
- a CDS encoding PP2C family protein-serine/threonine phosphatase, producing the protein MDIGLCRIERATGRLCFSGAALRAYLVTPAGELTTIKGDTKSIGGRQREAYRTFTHHEVDYADGTMLYLLTDGFTDQKNPTGERYGSRRTGQKLQQIASLPAARQAEALSREIHLFRGTEAQLDDIAIVGVRLKVKHGE; encoded by the coding sequence ATGGACATCGGACTGTGCCGCATCGAACGCGCGACTGGCCGGCTCTGCTTTTCCGGCGCGGCCCTTCGCGCTTACCTCGTGACGCCGGCCGGTGAACTCACCACCATCAAAGGCGATACGAAATCCATCGGCGGACGCCAACGCGAGGCATACCGGACCTTCACCCACCACGAGGTTGACTACGCTGACGGAACCATGCTGTACCTGCTGACCGATGGTTTCACCGACCAGAAAAACCCCACCGGTGAACGCTATGGTTCGCGCCGAACCGGGCAGAAGCTGCAGCAAATAGCCAGCCTGCCAGCCGCCAGGCAGGCCGAAGCCCTCTCACGGGAAATCCATCTCTTTCGCGGCACAGAAGCCCAACTCGATGACATTGCCATTGTTGGTGTCCGCCTCAAGGTGAAACATGGCGAGTAG
- a CDS encoding RNA-guided endonuclease InsQ/TnpB family protein, which yields MRVMEAKLLNGTVEQYQALDEAIRTAQFVRNKCVRYWMDNKSVNKAVLYAHCKDLAKEFDFVRKLNSAARQASAERAWASISRFHTNCRNKAVKKGYPKFKKHCRSVEYKVSGWKLSGDGMSITFTDGFNAGAFALYCNGEARHHILNSKINRVRVIRRADGYYAQFCLDVERKERGEYTGNVIGIDLGLKAFYTDQNGNPVEYPKFLRRSERKLKQHQRRLSRKFKKGAKSQSKNYHKQRKRLGKVHLKVQRQRKDWAIKQARCVVASHDVVAYEDLQVKNLVKNHHLAKSIHDAGWSQFTAWLDYYGKVWDKAVVSVPPQYTTQDCSHCGHRVVKTLSTRTHSCPQCGFELDRDQNAALNILKKGLSILGMEWQNSTFGQKGTASKEGTLGERCTAALEGQPDEVSALAEPRTRIPCL from the coding sequence ATGAGAGTCATGGAAGCCAAGCTACTCAACGGGACAGTAGAGCAGTATCAGGCTCTGGATGAAGCCATCCGTACCGCACAGTTTGTCAGAAACAAATGTGTGCGGTACTGGATGGACAACAAGAGCGTCAACAAAGCTGTTCTCTATGCCCACTGCAAAGACCTGGCCAAAGAGTTTGACTTTGTCAGGAAGTTAAACTCAGCGGCAAGGCAGGCAAGTGCAGAGCGAGCCTGGGCTTCCATTTCCCGGTTCCATACCAACTGCAGAAACAAGGCGGTCAAGAAAGGGTATCCCAAGTTCAAGAAGCATTGCCGTTCTGTGGAATACAAGGTATCTGGCTGGAAGCTGTCAGGAGATGGAATGTCTATCACCTTCACTGATGGCTTCAATGCTGGTGCTTTTGCTCTGTACTGCAATGGTGAGGCAAGACACCATATCCTAAACTCCAAAATCAATCGGGTGCGGGTGATACGCAGGGCAGATGGGTACTATGCTCAGTTCTGCCTGGATGTGGAGCGCAAAGAGCGGGGAGAATACACAGGCAATGTGATTGGCATTGACTTGGGCTTAAAGGCTTTCTACACCGACCAGAACGGCAACCCTGTAGAGTATCCTAAGTTTTTGAGGCGTAGTGAAAGGAAGTTAAAGCAACACCAGCGCAGATTAAGTCGGAAGTTCAAGAAGGGGGCAAAATCCCAATCCAAGAACTACCACAAGCAAAGAAAGCGACTGGGCAAAGTGCATCTGAAAGTCCAACGCCAGCGTAAAGACTGGGCAATTAAGCAGGCACGGTGCGTGGTGGCATCTCACGATGTCGTGGCGTATGAAGACTTGCAGGTGAAGAACCTGGTCAAAAATCATCATCTTGCCAAATCCATTCATGATGCTGGCTGGTCTCAATTCACTGCGTGGCTGGACTACTACGGCAAGGTGTGGGACAAGGCAGTCGTCAGCGTACCGCCGCAGTACACCACACAGGACTGTAGTCACTGTGGGCATAGGGTAGTAAAAACCCTATCCACCAGAACCCATAGTTGTCCTCAATGTGGATTTGAACTAGACAGAGACCAGAATGCGGCTTTGAACATCCTCAAGAAGGGACTAAGCATCTTGGGAATGGAGTGGCAAAACAGTACCTTTGGGCAAAAGGGAACTGCCTCGAAAGAGGGAACGCTTGGGGAGAGATGCACCGCTGCTTTAGAGGGGCAACCTGATGAAGTAAGTGCGCTCGCAGAACCAAGAACAAGAATCCCCTGCCTTTAG